In Nostoc sphaeroides, the genomic window GATTAGGCAATTCTTCTAAAGAACCACCGAGAAATGCTTTTAAAACAGCGCGGGTGTTGATAGGATCGGGATTTGGTGGTGTTTTGTATCCCCCCGTTAAATTAACAGGGCCGTAATAGTTCACCACACCACGAATAGGCGGTGCATCTGGTTGATAAGCCGCTAACATTGCTAAGTGCGCTCCCGCAGAACGCCCTATAAGTACCATCCGTTCTGGATCAGCTTCGTATTCTGCTGCATGTTTGCGAATAAAATTTAGGGCTGTACGCACGTCATCTAACTGAGATGGAAACCGATATTTAGGCGCGTGTCGATAAGCGATCGCAAATACCGTATATCCCTGATCAGCGATATATTGATTAAACTCGGAGTTTGCATGAGGATTGCCATATTGCCAAGCTCCACCATAAATTACTACCACTGCTGGATATTTTCCTACCTCTGAGGGTTGGTAAACTTCCATTTTTAAAGGCACTCCCCCAGGAGAAGCAAAGAGAATATCTTTTTTATGACGGGTTTTCGCTAGTCCAATACCCCGGAAGGAATTAACTAAATCAAAGGGATGCTTTTGCATCTTAGCGCTGACTTGGACTGGAATTTGCTCTAGATAATTTGCTCCTAATCCTTGTTTCATCGCTTTAGCCATCTGCATTTGAGTTAGTGGGATATTCACTAGCACCCATGCACAAATTAGCAGTCCTATGAAGCTGAAAATACAAGCTAAACGTTGTAATTTACGACGACGGATGTAGAAAAAAGCAAGTGATAAAGAGAGCAAATTTAATAACAATAACCAAGGACTGATTTCTGGCGCTCCTACTGCTAAGGTGAGTAAAAACATATTTGGAGCCGGAAGAAGAATCCAAGAACTAAGAAATAGACTTGCAAAACTGAGTAAGAACGCAAGCCATGATAAAAGTATTTTGGGTTTGGAGAAAATAGACGAAAGAAATGACATGATCTGTTCTGTAAAATGCTACATAAGGT contains:
- a CDS encoding alpha/beta hydrolase, with product MSFLSSIFSKPKILLSWLAFLLSFASLFLSSWILLPAPNMFLLTLAVGAPEISPWLLLLNLLSLSLAFFYIRRRKLQRLACIFSFIGLLICAWVLVNIPLTQMQMAKAMKQGLGANYLEQIPVQVSAKMQKHPFDLVNSFRGIGLAKTRHKKDILFASPGGVPLKMEVYQPSEVGKYPAVVVIYGGAWQYGNPHANSEFNQYIADQGYTVFAIAYRHAPKYRFPSQLDDVRTALNFIRKHAAEYEADPERMVLIGRSAGAHLAMLAAYQPDAPPIRGVVNYYGPVNLTGGYKTPPNPDPINTRAVLKAFLGGSLEELPNQYKIASPINYLTHPLPPTLLIYGSRDHLVEARFGRRMYERLHNSGNTAVFLEIPWAEHAFDAVFNGVSNQLALYYTERFLAWALFKQ